A single region of the Bacteroides luhongzhouii genome encodes:
- the hemW gene encoding radical SAM family heme chaperone HemW, which translates to MAGIYLHIPFCKTRCIYCDFYSTTRSELKTRYVQALCRELAMRKEYLKGEDIATIYFGGGTPSQLEKEDFELIFDTIREHYGLNHCQEITLEANPDDLSQEYLEMLSSLPFNRLSMGIQTFDDATLKLLRRRHNARTAIEAIDRCRKAGFQNISIDLIYGLPGETKERWENDLRQAISLNVEHISAYHLIYEEDTPIYNMLKQHQISEVDEDSSLEFFTLLIEHLQKAGFEHYEISNFCRPGKYSRHNTSYWKGIPYLGCGPSAHSFDGATREWNVSSIDTYIKGIEEGCRAFETEHLDPTTRYNEFIITTIRTVWGAPIEKLKQMFGNEMWEYCQQMAAPYLKNGKLEEYNGALRLTREGIFISDSIMSDLLWVD; encoded by the coding sequence ATGGCAGGTATCTATCTTCACATTCCTTTTTGCAAAACGCGCTGCATCTACTGCGACTTCTACTCAACCACTCGCAGCGAACTCAAAACCCGTTATGTACAGGCTCTCTGCCGGGAGTTGGCGATGCGTAAAGAATACCTGAAAGGAGAAGATATAGCAACTATTTATTTCGGTGGCGGAACCCCGTCTCAACTGGAAAAAGAAGATTTCGAACTGATATTTGATACTATCCGGGAGCACTACGGATTGAATCATTGCCAGGAAATCACTCTGGAAGCTAATCCGGATGATTTATCGCAGGAATATCTGGAAATGCTTTCCTCACTTCCTTTCAACCGTCTCAGCATGGGAATACAGACTTTTGATGACGCTACGCTCAAACTATTGAGACGACGCCATAATGCCCGTACAGCCATCGAAGCAATTGACAGATGCCGGAAAGCCGGTTTCCAGAACATCAGTATCGACCTAATTTACGGATTGCCCGGAGAAACAAAAGAACGATGGGAAAACGATCTCCGCCAGGCTATCAGTCTAAATGTAGAACATATCTCCGCCTATCACTTGATTTATGAGGAAGATACACCTATATATAATATGTTAAAACAACATCAGATATCCGAGGTAGATGAAGACTCCAGTTTAGAATTTTTCACATTACTGATAGAGCATTTGCAGAAAGCAGGATTTGAACACTATGAGATTTCCAATTTCTGCCGCCCCGGAAAATATTCCCGCCACAACACTTCCTATTGGAAAGGAATACCTTATCTGGGATGCGGGCCATCAGCACATTCTTTTGACGGAGCGACACGGGAATGGAATGTGTCTTCAATCGACACCTATATAAAAGGTATAGAAGAAGGCTGCCGTGCTTTCGAGACAGAGCATCTGGACCCAACCACCCGCTACAACGAATTTATTATCACTACCATACGCACAGTATGGGGAGCACCTATAGAGAAACTGAAACAGATGTTCGGCAATGAAATGTGGGAGTATTGTCAACAAATGGCTGCACCTTATCTGAAAAATGGTAAACTGGAGGAATACAACGGAGCTCTGCGCTTGACGCGTGAAGGTATTTTCATTTCCGACAGTATAATGAGTGATTTACTTTGGGTAGACTAA
- a CDS encoding RNA polymerase sigma-70 factor, with the protein MTESEVRKLLRQMKELDSQTAFRDFYNMTYDRLFRIAYYYVKQEEWSQEIVLDVFLKLWKQRSNLLDVRNIEDYCFILVKNASLNYLEKESRHTLIHPDSLPEPQEQSYSPEESLISEELFALYVKALDRLPERCREVFIRIREEKQSYAQVAEELGISMNTVDAQLQKAITRLKEMISRAEID; encoded by the coding sequence ATGACCGAATCAGAAGTAAGAAAGTTATTGCGGCAAATGAAAGAACTGGATTCGCAAACTGCTTTCCGAGACTTTTACAACATGACTTACGACCGTCTCTTTCGTATTGCCTATTACTATGTGAAACAGGAAGAATGGTCGCAGGAAATCGTTCTCGACGTATTCCTGAAACTATGGAAGCAACGCAGCAATTTGCTTGATGTGAGAAACATTGAAGATTATTGTTTTATTCTCGTCAAAAATGCTTCGCTCAATTATCTGGAAAAAGAATCAAGACATACGCTCATTCATCCCGATTCTCTGCCGGAGCCTCAAGAACAGAGTTATTCGCCGGAAGAATCGCTCATCAGTGAAGAGCTGTTTGCTCTTTACGTAAAAGCACTCGACCGGCTTCCGGAACGTTGCAGGGAAGTATTCATCCGCATCCGTGAAGAAAAACAGAGTTACGCACAAGTAGCAGAAGAATTAGGCATCAGCATGAATACAGTGGACGCACAACTTCAAAAAGCAATCACACGTTTAAAAGAGATGATTAGCCGGGCTGAAATAGATTAA